A stretch of the Arachis stenosperma cultivar V10309 chromosome 6, arast.V10309.gnm1.PFL2, whole genome shotgun sequence genome encodes the following:
- the LOC130936482 gene encoding rust resistance kinase Lr10-like, with the protein MVALLLVLLLNLNLDMGIYHDDPVPCPVRLYCSEDETNILELPAFPSSVKLPVTWINYTLNILQVYDPKRCFPELFLTLNYSSFYPFQSIKQSLYFDSFYDPLQPTNCTFFDCSSSVPPNILSGYYEEQDLLSCPILMALDDDNITESNLVFCTKLTRHVLPISICNIQWNWKPLYLVWSTETFKSGCFVACNVSNKGTEHHESVLLPLTGATLLVLIVGVMYHIYCYYRNKGEDQQRVETFLKDYKALNPTRFSYTDIKRITKQFKDKLGEGAHGAVYKGKLTNQILVAVKILNKADGDGTEFINEVGTMAKIHHVNVVRLLGYCAEGSHRALVYHFFPNGNLQSFIALSSDKETFFGWNKMHQIAVGIAKGIEYLHQGCDQRILHFDINPRNVLLDQNFTPKISDFGLAKLCSKNRSTVSMTAARGTLGYMAPEVFSRNFGNVSYKSDIYSYGMLLLEMVGGRKNTNASQETFQVLYPNWIHNLLEGDDTYIPIDDDGDFRIAKKLAIVGLWCIQWHPVHRPSMKSVVQMLEAEEDTLKVPPNPFESIAATSSSAIIPAKFLNLELEVIPETG; encoded by the exons ATGGTAGCATTATTATTGGTGTTGCTGCTGAATTTGAATCTGGACATGGGAATTTACCATGATGATCCCGTTCCATGTCCCGTGCGTCTCTACTGTTCGGAAGACGAAACCAATATCCTTGAGCTGCCTGCCTTTCCATCTTCAGTAAAACTCCCCGTCACTTGGATTAACTACACATTAAACATTTTACAAGTATATGATCCCAAACGCTGTTTTCCAGAACTCTTTCTCACACTCAATTATTCATCATTTTATCCTTTCCAATCGATTAAACAATCACTTTATTTCGATAGTTTTTATGATCCTCTACAGCCAACAAACTGTACTTTCTTTGATTGCTCTTCAAGCGTGCCACCAAACATCCTCAGCGGCTACTACGAGGAACAAGATCTGTTATCTTGCCCGATTCTTATGGCTTTAGATGACGACAACATCACCGAGTCCAACCTTGTATTCTGCACAAAATTGACTCGTCATGTCTTGCCAATTTCCATATGTAACATTCAGTGGAATTGGAAACCATTATACTTGGTATGGTCCACAGAAACTTTCAAGAGTGGATGCTTTGTTGCTTGCAACGTATCCAACAAGGGTACTGAACACCATGAATCCGTTCTTTTACCCCTTACAG GTGCAACTCTCCTTGTGCTAATAGTGGGTGTCATGTATCATATATATTGCTATTATAGAAACAAAGGAGAAGATCAACAAAGAGTTGAAACTTTTTTGAAGGATTACAAAGCATTAAACCCAACAAGATTCTCTTATACTGATATCAAGAGAATTACTAAGCAGTTTAAGGACAAGTTAGGTGAAGGAGCTCATGGAGCTGTCTACAAAGGTAAATTAACTAATCAAATTCTGGTTGCCGTCAAGATTCTCAATAAAGCAGATGGAGATGGGACAGAATTCATAAATGAAGTGGGAACAATGGCCAAAATCCACCATGTCAATGTGGTTCGCTTGCTTGGCTACTGCGCCGAAGGATCTCACCGCGCTTTGGTTTATCACTTCTTCCCCAATGGTAATCTCCAGAGCTTCATTGCTCTGTCAAGTGACAAGGAAACCTTCTTTGGATGGAACAAGATGCATCAGATTGCTGTAGGCATAGCCAAAGGGATTGAATATCTTCACCAAGGCTGTGATCAAAGAATTCTGCATTTCGACATTAATCCTCGCAATGTCTTGTTAGATCAAAATTTCACTCCTAAAATTTCAGACTTTGGTTTAGCTAAGTTATGCTCAAAAAATCGAAGCACTGTGTCCATGACAGCAGCAAGGGGAACCTTAGGATACATGGCGCCTGAAGTTTTCTCTAGAAACTTCGGCAATGTGTCTTATAAATCTGATATCTACAGTTATGGAATGCTATTGCTTGAGATGGTTGGAGGAAGGAAAAATACAAATGCGAGTCAAGAAACATTTCAAGTTCTATATCCGAATTGGATACACAATTTGCTTGAAGGAGATGACACGTATATTCCAATTGACGATGATGGAGATTTTAGAATTGCAAAGAAACTTGCAATAGTGGGACTATGGTGCATCCAGTGGCACCCGGTACACCGTCCGTCCATGAAAAGTGTAGTTCAAATGCTTGAAGCAGAGGAAGATACGTTGAAAGTGCCTCCGAATCCTTTTGAATCTATAGCTGCGACTAGTTCAAGTGCAATTATTCCAGCAAAATTCTTGAATTTGGAATTGGAAGTAATTCCAGAAACTGGCTAG